In Prescottella soli, a genomic segment contains:
- a CDS encoding ferredoxin, whose translation MEVRVDRDRCEANGVCVGIAPDIFDLDDDEQLIISAPVPPADREADVRSAIAQCPRAALTEH comes from the coding sequence ATGGAGGTCAGGGTCGACAGGGACCGCTGCGAAGCGAACGGCGTCTGCGTCGGAATCGCGCCCGACATCTTCGATCTGGACGACGACGAGCAGCTGATCATCTCGGCGCCCGTTCCGCCGGCCGACCGGGAAGCGGATGTTCGTTCGGCTATTGCGCAGTGCCCGCGCGCGGCTCTCACCGAGCACTAG
- a CDS encoding MlaE family ABC transporter permease, whose translation MVDLLEVPLRAAGGFFAMSVDTLKAVFSRPFQRREFIDQAWFVARVSMVPTVLVAIPFTVLVSFTINILLREIGAADLSGAGAALGAVTQVGPMVTVLIVAGAGATAICADLAARTIREEIDAMRVLGINPIHRLVVPRVLASTAVALLLNGLVCTIGILGGFLFSVYVQDVNPGSFVNGLTLLTGFGELMLSMLKAGLFGMIAGLMAAYLGLNVKGGAKSVGDAVNQTVVFSFMALFVVNVLVTAIGVKLTSG comes from the coding sequence GTGGTCGACCTCCTCGAGGTCCCGTTGCGGGCCGCCGGCGGCTTCTTCGCGATGTCGGTAGACACCCTCAAGGCTGTCTTCTCGCGCCCGTTCCAGCGGCGTGAATTCATCGATCAGGCGTGGTTCGTCGCTCGGGTCTCGATGGTCCCGACCGTGCTTGTCGCCATCCCGTTCACCGTGCTGGTGAGTTTCACGATCAACATTCTGCTTCGCGAGATCGGTGCCGCCGACCTCAGCGGTGCGGGTGCTGCCCTGGGCGCGGTGACGCAGGTCGGGCCGATGGTCACGGTGCTCATCGTGGCCGGCGCAGGCGCGACCGCCATCTGTGCCGACCTCGCCGCGCGGACCATCCGCGAAGAGATCGACGCGATGCGCGTGCTCGGCATCAACCCGATCCACCGGCTGGTCGTACCGCGTGTGCTGGCCTCGACGGCAGTCGCGCTGCTGCTCAACGGCCTGGTGTGCACGATCGGTATCCTCGGCGGCTTCCTCTTCTCGGTGTACGTCCAGGACGTCAATCCCGGCTCGTTCGTCAACGGCCTCACGCTGCTCACCGGATTCGGCGAGCTGATGCTCTCGATGCTCAAGGCCGGCCTGTTCGGAATGATCGCCGGGCTGATGGCCGCCTACCTCGGTCTCAACGTCAAGGGCGGTGCCAAGAGCGTCGGCGACGCCGTCAACCAGACCGTCGTCTTCTCCTTCATGGCGCTCTTCGTGGTCAACGTGCTCGTCACCGCCATCGGCGTCAAGCTGACGTCCGGGTGA
- a CDS encoding acyl-CoA dehydrogenase family protein, translated as MDITYTPQQQQLREELRSYFAKLMTPDRREALAATTGEYGEGNVYREVVQEMGKDGWLTLGWPKQYGGQERSPMEQLIFTDEAAIAGAPVPFLTINSVAPTIMHFGTPEQKAFFLPKISAGELHFSIGYSEPGAGTDLASLRTSAVKDGDDYVINGQKMWTSLIQYADYVWLACRTDPNAKKHRGISMLIVPTTAEGFSYTPVHTMAGPDTSATYYQDVRVPQSSLVGEENGGWRLVTNQLNHERVALTSAGPIMTALQEVREWAQNTKLADGRRVIDQEWVQINLARVHAKTEYLKLMNWEIASAEDHAPGPEAASANKVFGTEFATEAYRLLMEILGPSATIRQNSAGVLLRGRLERMHRSALILTFGGGTNEVQRDIIAMTALGQPASKR; from the coding sequence GTGGATATCACCTACACCCCGCAGCAGCAGCAGCTGCGCGAGGAATTGCGAAGCTACTTTGCGAAATTGATGACCCCGGACCGTCGCGAAGCGTTGGCGGCGACGACCGGCGAGTACGGCGAGGGAAACGTCTACCGCGAGGTCGTCCAGGAGATGGGCAAGGACGGCTGGCTGACGCTGGGCTGGCCCAAGCAGTACGGCGGCCAGGAGCGGTCCCCGATGGAGCAGCTCATCTTCACCGACGAGGCCGCGATTGCGGGCGCTCCGGTCCCCTTCCTGACCATCAACTCGGTCGCGCCGACGATCATGCACTTCGGCACCCCCGAGCAGAAGGCGTTCTTCCTGCCGAAGATCTCGGCCGGTGAGCTGCACTTCTCGATCGGCTACTCCGAGCCCGGAGCCGGCACCGATCTGGCGTCGCTGCGCACGTCCGCGGTCAAGGACGGCGACGACTACGTCATCAACGGCCAGAAGATGTGGACGAGCCTCATCCAGTACGCCGACTACGTGTGGCTGGCGTGCCGCACCGATCCGAACGCCAAGAAGCACCGCGGCATCAGCATGCTCATCGTGCCGACCACGGCGGAGGGCTTCTCGTACACCCCGGTCCACACGATGGCCGGCCCCGACACCAGCGCCACCTACTACCAGGACGTCCGTGTTCCGCAGAGCTCCCTCGTCGGCGAGGAGAACGGCGGATGGCGACTCGTGACGAACCAGCTGAACCACGAGCGCGTCGCGCTCACGTCGGCCGGCCCGATCATGACGGCGCTCCAGGAAGTCCGTGAGTGGGCACAGAACACCAAGCTGGCCGACGGCCGCCGGGTGATCGACCAGGAGTGGGTGCAGATCAACCTCGCCCGGGTGCACGCCAAGACCGAGTACCTCAAGCTGATGAACTGGGAGATCGCATCGGCCGAGGACCACGCGCCGGGCCCCGAGGCCGCGTCCGCGAACAAGGTCTTCGGCACCGAGTTCGCGACCGAGGCGTACCGCCTGCTCATGGAGATCCTGGGCCCGTCGGCCACGATCCGCCAGAACTCGGCCGGCGTCCTGCTCCGCGGACGACTCGAGCGGATGCACCGCTCGGCACTGATCCTCACGTTCGGTGGTGGCACCAACGAGGTCCAGCGCGACATCATCGCGATGACCGCCCTCGGCCAGCCGGCATCGAAGCGATAA
- a CDS encoding MlaE family ABC transporter permease has product MALVASGRFVRTRRRLARASRSVDRIGEQALFFWRALVWAPRALIHYKKEVLRLVAEISMGTGALAVIGGTVVIVAFLTLFTGGTIAVQGYSSLGNIGVEALTGFFAAFINVRIAAPVIAGIGLAATIGAGSTAQLGAMRVSEEVDALECMAIPSIPYLVSTRVMAGMIAIVPLYSLAVIASFVASRFATVFLYNQSPGIYDHYFSTFLMPTDILWSFAQAIVMALAVMLIHTYYGFNASGGPVGVGVAVGNAVRTSLIAVVTVTLLISLAIYGQSGNFNLSG; this is encoded by the coding sequence ATGGCTCTGGTGGCATCAGGGCGATTCGTCCGTACTCGGCGGCGTCTCGCGCGCGCATCACGGTCGGTGGACCGTATCGGCGAGCAGGCGCTGTTTTTCTGGCGCGCGCTCGTGTGGGCGCCGCGCGCGCTCATCCACTACAAGAAGGAAGTGCTGCGGCTCGTCGCCGAGATCAGCATGGGCACCGGCGCACTCGCCGTGATCGGCGGCACCGTCGTCATCGTCGCCTTCCTGACGCTGTTCACCGGCGGCACGATCGCCGTCCAGGGCTACAGCTCGCTCGGCAACATCGGTGTCGAGGCGCTCACGGGCTTCTTCGCGGCGTTCATCAACGTGCGCATCGCAGCACCCGTGATCGCGGGCATCGGCCTGGCCGCCACCATCGGCGCCGGCTCCACCGCGCAGCTCGGTGCCATGCGGGTCTCCGAGGAGGTCGACGCGCTCGAGTGCATGGCGATCCCCTCGATCCCGTACCTCGTCTCGACTCGCGTGATGGCGGGCATGATCGCGATCGTCCCGCTGTACTCGCTGGCCGTGATCGCGTCGTTCGTGGCCAGCCGCTTTGCGACGGTGTTCCTCTACAACCAGTCGCCCGGCATCTACGACCACTACTTCTCGACCTTCCTGATGCCGACGGACATCCTGTGGTCGTTCGCGCAGGCCATCGTGATGGCGTTGGCCGTCATGCTCATTCACACTTACTACGGCTTCAACGCCAGCGGCGGCCCTGTCGGTGTCGGCGTCGCGGTGGGCAACGCGGTTCGCACGTCGCTCATCGCGGTCGTGACCGTGACCCTGTTGATCTCGCTGGCCATTTACGGCCAGTCCGGCAACTTCAACCTTTCCGGATAG
- a CDS encoding MCE family protein: MPEARWKTSLAAAVMVFGLVAIVVVALTMFVGGFTKSESVIVTAPRAGLVMDTDAKVKMRGVQVGKVASISYTGDGAELKLDIDPSMMSKIPANATVEIDSTTVFGAKFVNFVEPEAPSTNSLQPGTVISADSVTVEFNTLFQHLTEVLDQVQPEKLNATLGALASALRGRGEDLGILLEQSDQYLKTMNPTLPQVEYDVRATADVSNIYADTAQDLLKIVDNATGTSGSIVEERANLDLLLMNVTGLANTGNAVLRENEANAVTALDTLTHTTTLLQKYSPELTCFITGLNAARIKFEPMTGTGKYSSIMLSTNFMLGAETYKAPGELPKVAASGGPNCYGLPDFDPKKDGFAPFAVANTGAKPYVPSEQARLSVPTIFRFLFDGYTEADQ; this comes from the coding sequence ATGCCCGAAGCAAGGTGGAAGACAAGTCTCGCTGCGGCCGTGATGGTGTTCGGCCTCGTGGCGATCGTCGTGGTGGCACTGACTATGTTCGTCGGCGGTTTCACGAAGAGTGAGTCGGTCATCGTGACGGCCCCGCGTGCGGGTCTCGTGATGGACACCGACGCCAAGGTGAAGATGCGTGGAGTCCAGGTCGGCAAGGTCGCATCCATTTCCTACACCGGTGATGGTGCCGAGTTGAAGCTCGATATCGACCCGTCGATGATGTCGAAGATTCCCGCGAACGCCACCGTCGAGATCGACTCGACAACGGTGTTCGGCGCCAAGTTCGTCAACTTCGTCGAACCCGAGGCTCCGTCGACGAACTCGCTGCAGCCCGGCACTGTGATCAGCGCCGACAGCGTGACCGTCGAGTTCAACACGCTGTTCCAGCACCTGACCGAGGTTCTCGACCAAGTGCAGCCCGAGAAGCTCAACGCCACTCTGGGTGCACTGGCCTCCGCATTGCGGGGCCGGGGCGAGGATCTCGGGATCCTGCTCGAACAGAGCGACCAGTACCTGAAGACGATGAATCCGACTCTGCCGCAGGTGGAGTACGACGTCCGGGCAACCGCGGATGTCTCGAACATCTATGCAGACACCGCGCAGGATCTGCTGAAGATTGTCGACAACGCGACCGGCACGAGCGGATCGATCGTCGAGGAGCGGGCGAACCTCGACCTGCTGCTGATGAACGTCACCGGGCTCGCGAACACGGGCAACGCCGTGCTGCGGGAGAACGAGGCCAATGCGGTAACCGCGCTGGATACACTCACCCACACGACGACGCTGCTGCAGAAGTACTCGCCCGAGCTGACATGCTTCATCACCGGACTGAACGCGGCCCGGATCAAGTTCGAGCCGATGACCGGCACCGGTAAGTACTCGTCCATCATGCTCAGCACGAACTTCATGCTCGGCGCCGAGACCTACAAGGCGCCGGGCGAACTCCCCAAGGTTGCGGCCTCCGGTGGCCCCAACTGCTACGGCCTCCCGGATTTCGACCCCAAGAAGGACGGTTTCGCACCGTTCGCCGTCGCGAACACGGGGGCCAAGCCGTACGTGCCGAGCGAACAGGCGCGCCTTTCGGTGCCGACGATCTTCCGGTTCCTGTTCGACGGCTACACCGAGGCGGACCAGTGA
- a CDS encoding 3-oxoacyl-ACP reductase, with translation MSADSSREVSLEGKVAIVTGSGSGLGRAEAIGLAQSGAAVVVNDLAVNEAVESTLDEIRTLGGKVEFVGGDVGERSTADALMAAAQGLGGVDIVVNNAGIVRDRMLFSMSDEDWDLVLKVHLRGHFLLSRNAATFWRDKSKADGAPVYGRLINTSSEAGLLGPAGQPNYGAAKAGITALTLSAARGLSRYGVRANAICPRARTSMTESVFGDAPAGEVDPLSPEHVAALVSYLASPAADNVNGQVFVVYGPMVALMAAPVVEQRFDASAAQWTPSALADEMGAYFGDRDPERMFSASEALKSLG, from the coding sequence ATGAGTGCAGACAGCAGCCGCGAGGTCAGCTTGGAGGGCAAGGTCGCGATCGTGACCGGGTCGGGATCCGGTCTCGGCCGGGCCGAGGCGATCGGCCTCGCGCAGTCGGGAGCTGCCGTGGTCGTCAACGACCTCGCGGTGAACGAGGCGGTCGAGTCGACGCTCGACGAGATCCGCACGCTCGGGGGCAAGGTCGAGTTCGTCGGCGGTGACGTCGGAGAGCGGTCCACGGCGGACGCGCTCATGGCGGCGGCGCAGGGACTGGGTGGCGTCGACATCGTCGTCAACAATGCAGGCATCGTCCGCGACCGCATGCTGTTCAGCATGTCGGACGAGGACTGGGACCTCGTCCTCAAGGTCCACCTGCGCGGTCACTTCCTTCTCTCCCGCAATGCCGCGACGTTCTGGCGCGACAAGTCCAAGGCGGACGGCGCCCCGGTCTACGGGCGCCTCATCAACACGTCGTCCGAGGCGGGTCTGCTCGGTCCGGCCGGGCAGCCGAACTACGGCGCCGCGAAGGCCGGCATCACGGCCCTGACCCTGTCGGCGGCGCGTGGCCTCTCGCGCTACGGCGTGCGAGCCAACGCGATCTGCCCGCGGGCCCGGACCTCGATGACGGAATCCGTGTTCGGCGACGCCCCGGCGGGCGAGGTCGATCCGCTGTCGCCGGAGCACGTCGCGGCGCTGGTGTCGTACCTGGCGTCGCCGGCCGCGGACAACGTCAACGGACAGGTCTTCGTCGTCTACGGCCCGATGGTCGCGCTGATGGCGGCTCCGGTCGTCGAGCAGCGCTTCGACGCGTCCGCGGCGCAGTGGACGCCGTCCGCGCTCGCCGACGAGATGGGCGCCTACTTCGGCGATCGTGACCCCGAGCGCATGTTCTCGGCGTCGGAGGCCCTCAAGAGCCTCGGCTGA